A window of the Parabacteroides merdae ATCC 43184 genome harbors these coding sequences:
- a CDS encoding DUF3316 domain-containing protein — MATVKRQLLIVNSLCLLFFCLAFPATAQAEDVPRSINESTMVGIGGYNLRDTYLSPSTDINYTGWVARVLNERMKIVRLADYNVSRQQLINVEFGSTRNGAETANEYAGFVDYSLGYHYRFPQVLSGLKVLTGASARLSGGFIYNTRNSNNPVSGKADFDLNLSAMAIYNFRIKDFPLTLRYQAEIPFAGVLFSVHKGEPYYFLTQGSADGVVRFSSFHNKFAMKNYFTLDIPVSSFTVRVGYLNSMYRTDVNSIKTHVLSNSFMIGLVKEFVSFGGKRLKSERYRYKSAYY, encoded by the coding sequence GTGGCAACTGTTAAACGTCAACTATTAATTGTTAATTCCCTCTGCCTTCTCTTCTTTTGCCTCGCTTTCCCGGCAACCGCTCAGGCAGAGGACGTACCCCGCTCGATCAATGAGAGCACTATGGTTGGGATCGGCGGTTATAATTTGAGGGACACCTATCTATCGCCCAGTACGGACATTAATTATACGGGCTGGGTGGCACGGGTCCTCAATGAACGGATGAAGATCGTTCGGTTGGCAGACTATAATGTGTCCCGCCAGCAACTGATCAACGTGGAGTTCGGTTCGACCCGCAACGGCGCGGAGACGGCAAACGAATATGCCGGATTTGTGGACTACAGTCTGGGTTATCATTACCGTTTTCCGCAAGTGCTGTCCGGATTAAAGGTCTTGACCGGGGCATCCGCACGTCTTTCAGGTGGTTTTATCTATAATACGCGTAACAGTAATAATCCGGTTTCCGGCAAGGCGGATTTCGACTTGAATCTGTCAGCCATGGCGATCTATAATTTCAGGATCAAGGATTTTCCGCTCACGCTCCGTTATCAGGCGGAGATACCGTTTGCCGGTGTGCTCTTCTCAGTGCATAAAGGCGAACCCTATTATTTCTTGACGCAAGGCAGTGCGGACGGGGTTGTGCGATTCAGTTCGTTCCATAATAAGTTTGCGATGAAGAATTATTTCACGCTCGACATTCCGGTATCGAGCTTTACGGTCCGTGTCGGTTACCTGAACAGTATGTACCGGACGGATGTGAACAGCATCAAGACTCATGTCCTTTCCAATTCGTTTATGATCGGGCTTGTGAAAGAGTTTGTTTCTTTCGGAGGCAAACGGTTGAAGAGCGAGCGATATCGGTACAAAAGCGCATACTATTAA
- a CDS encoding S41 family peptidase: MKPFFFFLCFLFLFGCEKATKYNSSPRDNFEALWRIMDENYCFFAFKDVDWDDVYDRYNLLVKDTMNQYELFDILGKMLAEVKDGHTNLISSFDMSRYWAWYEDYPANFYKEIQDNYLGTDYKIAGGMKYKRLADDQIGYVYYGSFSSGVGENNLDYMFAHFKECKGLIFDVRDNGGGSMLYSDRIASRFLEERILTGYTQYKKGNGHNDFTQPNPVYLSPSDRTRWLRPVIVLTNRHSYSATNDFVNVMRLLPQVTVMGDRTGGGSGLPFSSELPNGWSVRFSACPVLDVNKQHTEFGIDPDTAVAITGEDIMKGRDTIIEAAIGLLLAKGDSAISY, from the coding sequence ATGAAGCCTTTCTTCTTTTTCCTCTGTTTTCTCTTTCTCTTCGGTTGCGAGAAAGCGACAAAATATAACTCGTCTCCCCGTGATAATTTCGAGGCGCTTTGGCGTATCATGGACGAGAATTACTGCTTCTTTGCCTTCAAGGATGTGGACTGGGACGATGTGTATGACCGCTATAATCTGCTTGTTAAAGACACGATGAACCAGTACGAATTGTTTGATATCCTCGGAAAAATGCTTGCCGAGGTGAAAGACGGACATACCAATCTGATCTCTTCTTTCGATATGTCCCGTTATTGGGCTTGGTATGAAGATTATCCGGCTAACTTCTATAAAGAAATACAGGACAATTATCTTGGTACGGACTACAAGATTGCCGGGGGAATGAAGTATAAGCGTCTGGCGGACGATCAGATTGGATATGTCTATTACGGTAGTTTTTCAAGTGGCGTGGGTGAAAACAACCTCGATTATATGTTTGCGCATTTCAAGGAATGCAAAGGATTGATATTCGATGTGCGCGACAATGGGGGCGGTTCCATGCTCTATTCCGACCGCATCGCCTCGCGTTTCCTTGAGGAAAGGATTCTGACGGGTTACACGCAATATAAGAAAGGAAACGGGCATAACGATTTTACCCAGCCCAATCCGGTCTATCTTTCCCCGTCTGACCGCACTCGTTGGTTGCGCCCGGTCATCGTCTTGACTAACCGGCATTCTTACAGCGCTACGAACGATTTTGTCAATGTGATGCGTCTCCTTCCGCAAGTCACGGTCATGGGTGACCGTACGGGAGGTGGCAGCGGCCTGCCTTTCAGTTCGGAATTGCCGAATGGGTGGAGTGTCCGTTTCTCGGCTTGTCCGGTCCTGGATGTGAACAAACAGCACACGGAGTTCGGAATCGATCCCGACACCGCGGTAGCCATTACGGGCGAGGATATCATGAAAGGACGGGACACGATTATAGAGGCGGCGATAGGGTTGTTGCTGGCAAAGGGGGATTCGGCCATCTCATACTAA
- a CDS encoding metal ABC transporter solute-binding protein, Zn/Mn family, which produces MKYTGIYILLTVLLLLAACTGKLTEGKVVTVTIETQRFFAERIAGDKFVVHCVVPSGQSPETYDPTPKQMVQIGQSEAYLQIGYIGFEQVWMQKIRENNPDLKIFDVSKGMQFVKETEEGEHRHEGHEADDGHHHHHAGGIDPHIWSSIEGARVVAWNTLNAFIELDKENTEYYWKNYNDLLAEIDKTEAEIKRLLDPLNDRTFIIYHPALTYFAAEFELVQLCIEMDGKEPSPAQLKQLVMTARENHAKVVFIQQEFDQKNAELIAKETGCRLVKINPLDYHWNTELIHIAKALADGETD; this is translated from the coding sequence ATGAAATATACCGGAATATATATCCTGTTGACGGTGCTGTTGTTACTTGCCGCATGTACCGGAAAGCTGACGGAAGGAAAGGTGGTGACGGTGACGATAGAGACGCAACGCTTCTTTGCAGAAAGGATTGCAGGAGATAAGTTTGTTGTCCATTGTGTAGTTCCATCCGGGCAGAGTCCGGAAACGTATGATCCTACTCCGAAGCAAATGGTGCAGATCGGACAGAGTGAAGCGTATTTGCAAATCGGTTATATTGGCTTCGAGCAGGTATGGATGCAGAAGATTCGCGAGAATAATCCCGATTTGAAGATATTCGATGTCTCGAAGGGCATGCAGTTTGTAAAAGAAACGGAAGAAGGGGAGCACCGGCACGAGGGGCATGAAGCGGATGACGGACATCATCATCACCATGCGGGTGGTATCGATCCGCATATATGGAGTTCCATCGAAGGGGCAAGGGTCGTTGCCTGGAATACACTGAACGCTTTTATCGAGCTGGATAAGGAGAATACGGAGTATTATTGGAAAAATTATAACGATTTACTGGCGGAGATCGATAAGACAGAGGCCGAGATCAAACGTTTGCTCGATCCGCTGAACGACCGTACTTTTATCATCTATCATCCAGCATTGACTTATTTTGCAGCTGAATTCGAACTCGTCCAGCTTTGTATCGAAATGGATGGGAAAGAACCTTCACCTGCTCAATTGAAACAATTGGTGATGACGGCAAGGGAGAACCATGCGAAAGTCGTTTTTATCCAGCAGGAGTTCGATCAGAAAAATGCCGAACTGATTGCGAAGGAAACAGGTTGCCGGCTCGTGAAAATCAACCCGCTGGATTATCATTGGAATACGGAACTGATTCATATAGCGAAAGCATTGGCTGATGGAGAAACTGATTGA
- a CDS encoding metal ABC transporter ATP-binding protein, producing the protein MEKLIDIDHVTAAYGNKTVLRDISLTIWKDDFLGIIGPNGGGKTTLLKVILGLLPPVSGVIRFYEDGRSVPSLRIGYLPQLNNIDKKFPISVREVVTSGLASEKPLFRSYSASQKQRVEEVLGKMGLEDLANRAIGELSGGQLQRVLLGRSIVSRPQVLILDEPNSYVDKRFESHFYKLLDEINKESAVILVSHDIGTVLAMVKNIACVNETLHYHPGADVSEEWLGEKYACPIELIGHGDLPHRVLKKHEHE; encoded by the coding sequence ATGGAGAAACTGATTGACATAGATCATGTGACGGCTGCCTACGGCAATAAAACCGTATTGCGGGATATTTCCCTGACAATCTGGAAAGATGATTTCCTGGGGATTATCGGACCGAACGGGGGAGGGAAGACGACTTTGCTGAAGGTTATACTCGGCTTGTTGCCGCCTGTCTCCGGCGTGATCCGCTTTTATGAAGACGGACGATCTGTCCCTTCTCTACGGATCGGTTATCTTCCTCAGTTGAACAATATAGATAAGAAATTTCCGATCTCTGTGCGCGAAGTGGTGACTTCGGGGTTGGCCTCGGAAAAGCCGCTTTTCCGTTCCTACAGTGCAAGCCAGAAACAGCGCGTGGAGGAGGTGCTTGGAAAAATGGGACTGGAAGATTTGGCGAACCGGGCAATCGGCGAACTGTCCGGCGGACAGTTGCAACGTGTGTTGTTGGGGCGTTCTATCGTTTCCCGTCCGCAAGTGCTGATCTTAGACGAACCGAATTCGTATGTGGACAAACGGTTCGAGTCTCATTTCTATAAGCTCTTGGACGAGATTAATAAAGAAAGTGCAGTCATTCTGGTTTCACACGATATCGGGACTGTATTGGCGATGGTGAAAAACATCGCTTGTGTAAACGAAACATTACATTACCATCCCGGAGCGGATGTGTCCGAAGAGTGGCTGGGCGAGAAATATGCTTGCCCGATAGAGCTGATCGGACATGGCGATTTGCCGCACCGGGTTTTGAAAAAACACGAACATGAGTAA
- a CDS encoding PLDc N-terminal domain-containing protein yields MSNLCLIGLPEVGYIAGIAVLIFGITAVRQNPFISRGQKILWILTIVVLNWIGLLLYYYTYYIKKN; encoded by the coding sequence ATGAGTAATCTTTGTTTGATAGGCCTACCGGAAGTCGGATATATTGCTGGTATCGCTGTTCTTATTTTCGGCATTACTGCGGTGAGGCAAAATCCTTTCATCAGTCGCGGACAGAAGATTCTTTGGATACTGACTATTGTCGTATTGAATTGGATCGGTCTGTTGCTGTATTACTATACTTATTACATTAAGAAGAATTGA
- a CDS encoding NAD-dependent epimerase/dehydratase family protein, whose translation MKKILITGASGFIGGFLVKEALNRGYETWAGVRSTSSRVNLQDERIRFIDLKYSDRESLTAQLADFVREHGPWDYVIHNAGLTKTLDKRNFYRINAQNTANLIEALAASGCKPEKFLLMSSLSSYGRGDEKTFRPISLDDPQLPDTDYGKSKLEAENYLRHQSYFPYVILRPTGVYGPGEKDYFMEIKSVKSGFDFAVGFTPQRITFIYVKDLATVAFLALENEAVRNRHYFVADGDVYTDESFARMIQEILRKKHVLHARIPMGLVHIACQGSEWIGKLLKKSMTLNTDKYIILKQRNWICDVTPLQDELGFVPAYPLRRGLEESIEWYRKEGWL comes from the coding sequence ATGAAAAAGATATTGATTACGGGGGCCAGTGGCTTTATTGGCGGTTTCCTGGTGAAGGAGGCGCTTAACCGGGGATATGAAACCTGGGCAGGTGTCCGTTCGACAAGTAGCCGCGTTAATTTGCAGGATGAACGGATTCGTTTTATCGACTTGAAATATTCCGACCGTGAGTCGTTGACCGCCCAGTTGGCTGATTTTGTCCGTGAGCATGGTCCTTGGGATTATGTGATCCATAATGCCGGACTGACGAAGACGCTTGATAAAAGAAACTTTTATCGTATCAATGCCCAGAATACGGCCAACTTGATCGAGGCACTTGCCGCATCGGGTTGCAAGCCTGAGAAATTTCTTTTGATGAGCAGCTTGAGCAGCTACGGGCGTGGAGACGAGAAAACATTCCGCCCTATCTCTCTGGATGATCCTCAATTGCCCGATACAGATTATGGAAAGAGCAAGCTGGAAGCGGAGAATTATTTGCGTCACCAGTCTTATTTCCCGTATGTGATCCTGCGTCCGACAGGGGTGTATGGACCGGGTGAGAAAGATTACTTCATGGAGATTAAAAGTGTAAAGTCCGGTTTTGATTTTGCTGTCGGCTTTACGCCCCAGCGTATTACTTTTATATATGTAAAGGATTTGGCTACCGTTGCTTTCCTTGCTTTGGAGAATGAGGCTGTCCGGAACCGCCATTATTTTGTAGCGGACGGTGATGTCTATACGGATGAATCGTTCGCCCGGATGATACAGGAAATCCTGCGGAAGAAACATGTCCTGCATGCCCGTATTCCAATGGGACTGGTGCATATAGCCTGCCAGGGGTCCGAATGGATAGGCAAGCTGCTGAAGAAGAGTATGACATTGAATACGGATAAATATATAATCCTGAAACAGCGTAACTGGATTTGTGATGTTACACCGCTTCAGGATGAATTGGGCTTCGTTCCGGCTTACCCGTTACGCCGTGGCCTGGAAGAAAGCATAGAATGGTATAGGAAAGAAGGTTGGCTGTAG
- a CDS encoding head GIN domain-containing protein codes for MKTKGLLMIAFLMGMFFSTQAADHVKGNGKLSTKKITIDDFNAIKFDGVIDFNYEQSESTPHIEITVDENLHPYVNIDIQDRVLTVGFKGAKVDHFTKFIVKTNSKWLKEVKASGNANFIANSPLKGDELKINANSNCLVQLKQKVEVGKLDLNVSGSANMVVNELKTDKLECSINGSGTINLKAGNAEEADYSITTDGEIMAFGVAVPEVNCKITGKGSAQIHPTDNLKATIVGKGNIRYKGPTAVQQKVIGKGTVEEVK; via the coding sequence ATGAAAACAAAAGGTTTACTAATGATCGCTTTCCTAATGGGAATGTTTTTCTCTACCCAGGCAGCAGATCATGTGAAAGGAAACGGAAAGCTCTCGACCAAGAAAATAACGATCGACGACTTCAATGCCATCAAGTTCGACGGGGTGATCGACTTCAACTACGAACAATCGGAATCTACTCCGCATATCGAAATAACCGTAGATGAAAACCTGCACCCATACGTAAACATCGATATCCAAGACCGTGTCCTGACCGTTGGATTCAAAGGTGCCAAAGTCGACCATTTCACCAAATTCATCGTCAAGACTAACTCCAAATGGCTGAAAGAGGTAAAAGCCTCTGGCAATGCTAACTTCATAGCCAACAGCCCATTGAAGGGTGACGAATTGAAAATCAACGCCAACTCTAACTGCCTCGTCCAGCTAAAGCAGAAAGTCGAAGTCGGCAAGCTCGACCTGAACGTGTCCGGTAGCGCCAATATGGTCGTGAATGAACTCAAAACCGACAAGTTGGAATGCAGCATTAACGGTTCCGGCACGATCAACCTAAAAGCTGGAAACGCCGAAGAAGCAGACTACAGCATCACGACCGACGGTGAAATCATGGCTTTCGGGGTGGCAGTGCCCGAAGTGAACTGTAAAATCACAGGCAAAGGTTCCGCCCAGATCCATCCGACCGACAACCTAAAAGCAACAATCGTAGGTAAAGGAAATATCCGCTATAAAGGCCCGACAGCCGTACAACAGAAAGTCATCGGCAAAGGAACTGTTGAAGAAGTAAAATAA
- a CDS encoding head GIN domain-containing protein, whose translation MKTKAFFFMVCIWLLTTNGFAQNTIKGDGNIITKEISISDYDEISYVGKVNIKYEQSNASPFFKITIDENILPHLDIKIKGKTLIIQPKNEKKYFNGNSYGLNLQPTVCEIKTSSRELKEISAVGGGEFIAKSPLKTDKLDISIAGSSTINFDKQLEARKINFSVAGSGDINATQLKVDNLDCSVAGSGSILLKGEAERGDLSVAGGGDISAFGCVLRKAECSVAGGGDIEVHASEQLDASIAGGGHIQYEGDPELSKSVIGGGSIKKN comes from the coding sequence ATGAAAACAAAAGCATTTTTCTTTATGGTTTGTATCTGGTTGCTGACAACTAACGGATTTGCCCAGAATACAATAAAAGGGGACGGGAACATCATCACGAAAGAAATTTCCATATCCGATTATGATGAGATCTCATATGTAGGAAAAGTAAACATCAAATATGAACAATCCAACGCCTCCCCCTTTTTTAAGATAACAATAGACGAGAACATACTACCCCACCTCGACATAAAGATAAAGGGCAAGACATTGATCATACAGCCCAAAAATGAAAAAAAATATTTTAACGGAAATTCTTACGGACTCAATCTCCAACCGACCGTATGCGAGATAAAGACCAGCTCCCGTGAACTGAAAGAGATAAGTGCAGTAGGAGGCGGAGAGTTTATCGCCAAAAGCCCTCTTAAAACCGACAAACTGGATATCAGTATTGCCGGAAGCAGCACAATAAACTTCGATAAGCAGCTGGAAGCGCGCAAAATCAACTTTAGCGTGGCTGGATCAGGAGATATCAACGCAACCCAACTGAAAGTAGACAACCTGGATTGTAGCGTGGCAGGCAGTGGTTCCATCCTGCTCAAAGGAGAGGCAGAAAGAGGAGATCTGAGCGTAGCTGGCGGTGGGGATATCAGTGCTTTCGGATGTGTCCTTCGGAAAGCGGAATGCAGCGTAGCCGGTGGCGGAGACATCGAAGTACATGCGTCCGAACAACTGGATGCCAGTATAGCCGGCGGTGGCCATATACAATATGAAGGCGATCCAGAGCTAAGCAAAAGCGTCATAGGCGGAGGTTCGATCAAAAAGAATTAG
- a CDS encoding DUF6807 domain-containing protein, with amino-acid sequence MNKLILLILFSLSYCNSVIGQDSHIHFIEKPDSQKISIYIDQTLFTEFLYSDTLYKQVLYPIYTASGTEITRGYPARPKADERTDHPHQMGLWFSFGSINGLDFWNNSNRIPLDKKEHYGIIRFTGIKNINEKENQFTVEANWTNHNGYILLKEKTTYAFTGKPHERGIQRTTTLTAFNDSIFITENKEGLLGMRLDRNLEADISGIYQNKEGDTGNDVWGKRSAWVVLNGKIKDEKISIAIIDHPENPNYPGWSHAREYGLFAINNLGGRCFDKQAEKVQILLKKEDSITFTHQILIKDGDYLSNQEIENISVVQKSYKKLKAVSRQPLTNFVNLKSNTIMKKPRYKDTGFS; translated from the coding sequence ATGAACAAACTGATTCTACTTATCCTCTTCTCTCTGTCTTATTGCAATTCTGTAATAGGTCAGGATTCACACATACACTTTATAGAGAAGCCCGACTCACAAAAAATAAGCATATACATAGACCAGACTCTTTTTACAGAATTTCTTTACTCTGACACTTTATATAAACAAGTCCTTTATCCTATCTATACTGCATCCGGTACCGAAATTACTCGCGGCTATCCTGCCCGCCCGAAAGCCGATGAACGGACAGACCATCCTCATCAGATGGGACTATGGTTTAGCTTCGGAAGCATCAACGGATTGGATTTTTGGAATAATTCGAATCGCATTCCCCTCGATAAAAAAGAACATTACGGCATTATCCGGTTTACCGGCATCAAAAATATAAACGAAAAAGAAAACCAATTTACAGTCGAAGCAAATTGGACAAACCACAATGGATATATCCTACTAAAAGAAAAAACCACCTACGCATTCACCGGTAAGCCACACGAAAGAGGCATTCAGCGAACCACTACACTGACTGCTTTCAACGATTCTATTTTCATTACGGAAAATAAAGAAGGCTTACTCGGTATGCGTTTAGATCGAAACCTTGAAGCCGACATTTCCGGAATCTATCAAAATAAAGAAGGAGATACCGGTAACGATGTTTGGGGAAAACGTTCGGCTTGGGTTGTTTTGAACGGGAAGATAAAAGATGAGAAAATATCGATAGCTATCATAGACCATCCTGAAAATCCCAATTATCCGGGTTGGTCGCATGCACGTGAATACGGCCTGTTTGCGATTAATAACCTGGGAGGACGGTGTTTCGATAAACAGGCGGAAAAAGTTCAAATCCTGCTAAAAAAAGAGGATTCCATCACTTTCACCCATCAGATTTTGATAAAGGACGGAGATTATCTTTCCAACCAGGAAATAGAAAATATTTCTGTAGTACAGAAATCCTATAAAAAATTAAAGGCTGTCTCACGACAACCCCTAACCAACTTTGTTAACCTTAAATCTAATACTATTATGAAAAAACCACGATACAAAGATACGGGCTTTTCCTAA
- a CDS encoding Gfo/Idh/MocA family protein, producing the protein MHNTTNQMSRRHFLATTGAIAGTALLNPLSDIKAKTTGISAPTGKKLRIALVGTGGRGTSMWGRDILKSYPDYLEFVGLCDKNEGRVETGKRIIGTSCPTYTDFEKMINETKPDVLIVTTMDSTHHQFIIRGMELGADIITEKPMTTDEKKIQAILDAEKRTGKTCRVTFNYRYSPHRAKIWELLRAGEIGDITSVDFHWYLDTSHGADYFRRWHRLVECSGSLWVHKASHHFDLLNWWIDSDPESVYALGALNHYGKNGTIRAENCRTCPHTDKCKFFFDITKNKNYMELYVANEKHDGYLRDGCVFKKDVNIFDKMAATIKYKNGVQVAYSLTTYSPYEGYRIAFNGTKGRLEAWIQESKPTSDANYDEIVLFKNFNKRQYIQIPFGTSGHGGGDALLKDQIFLPNIDDPFQQCANTRDGALACLVGIAARNSIASGQPVKIADLTSIQPQEKKLYKRIL; encoded by the coding sequence ATGCATAACACAACAAACCAAATGTCAAGAAGACATTTTCTTGCAACCACAGGGGCGATTGCCGGAACGGCCTTGCTCAATCCCTTATCTGATATAAAAGCAAAAACTACCGGTATTTCAGCACCGACAGGTAAAAAACTCCGGATCGCACTTGTCGGGACAGGGGGCCGCGGGACATCCATGTGGGGAAGGGACATTCTGAAAAGTTATCCTGATTACCTTGAGTTCGTAGGCCTTTGCGATAAAAACGAAGGACGTGTTGAAACCGGCAAACGTATCATCGGCACTTCTTGTCCGACATATACCGATTTTGAAAAAATGATAAACGAGACAAAACCGGATGTATTGATTGTCACGACAATGGACAGCACACACCATCAATTCATTATCCGGGGAATGGAGTTGGGAGCCGACATTATCACGGAAAAACCGATGACGACCGATGAAAAGAAAATCCAAGCGATTCTGGATGCTGAAAAGCGGACGGGCAAGACATGCCGGGTCACGTTCAACTACCGTTATTCCCCTCACCGGGCAAAAATATGGGAACTGCTTCGTGCCGGAGAAATCGGTGATATCACTTCCGTCGATTTCCACTGGTATCTGGATACCTCACACGGAGCCGATTATTTCCGCCGCTGGCACAGGCTCGTTGAATGTAGCGGTTCGTTATGGGTACACAAAGCCAGCCATCATTTCGACCTCCTGAACTGGTGGATCGACAGCGATCCCGAAAGTGTTTATGCGCTTGGGGCTCTCAACCATTATGGAAAGAATGGAACCATACGGGCAGAAAACTGCCGTACATGCCCGCATACAGACAAATGCAAGTTCTTTTTTGACATCACCAAGAACAAGAACTACATGGAACTGTACGTGGCCAATGAAAAGCACGACGGTTACCTGCGCGACGGTTGTGTGTTCAAAAAAGATGTAAACATCTTCGACAAAATGGCAGCAACAATCAAATATAAAAATGGTGTACAAGTAGCCTATTCGTTGACAACCTATTCTCCATACGAAGGTTACCGGATTGCATTCAACGGAACAAAAGGACGTCTGGAAGCCTGGATTCAGGAATCCAAACCGACATCGGATGCCAATTATGACGAAATCGTTTTGTTCAAGAACTTCAATAAACGGCAATATATCCAGATTCCGTTCGGAACATCCGGACATGGCGGCGGGGATGCATTATTAAAAGACCAGATATTCCTGCCCAATATCGACGATCCGTTCCAACAGTGTGCAAATACCCGCGACGGAGCTTTGGCCTGTCTGGTCGGAATCGCGGCCCGCAACAGTATAGCATCCGGACAACCGGTAAAAATTGCAGATTTAACATCGATCCAACCACAGGAAAAGAAGTTGTATAAACGTATCTTATAA
- a CDS encoding LiaF transmembrane domain-containing protein codes for MRTNQQGNFIRGGYPSHSRLNTVTTAAVFIIVGLLFLGRNFGIIDSDLFGILVSWQMLLIVVGVVNLIKRHFFGGVITIAIGAYFLLPEISWVEGEWLDMFWPVLFIFVGIMILFKPERHHFNAHWDGRRPEYTKEVYGSEDGFIVSDNTFGSVQQIVLDPVFRGARLRNAFGGTVLDLRRSKLEAPQTFIDIDCTFGGVEIYLPSDWNLLTQIDAFIGGCDDKRYNSSVEIDKEHILIVRGKVSFGGIEFKS; via the coding sequence ATGAGAACGAATCAACAAGGGAATTTTATCAGAGGCGGTTATCCCAGCCACAGTAGACTGAACACGGTTACGACAGCTGCTGTGTTTATCATAGTAGGTCTGTTGTTTCTTGGGCGGAATTTCGGGATAATAGACTCTGATCTGTTCGGTATCCTGGTTTCCTGGCAGATGTTGCTGATTGTGGTTGGCGTTGTCAATTTGATTAAACGGCATTTCTTCGGGGGAGTGATTACGATTGCCATAGGAGCCTATTTCCTATTGCCGGAAATAAGCTGGGTAGAGGGCGAATGGCTCGATATGTTCTGGCCGGTATTGTTTATTTTTGTGGGAATCATGATACTCTTTAAACCGGAACGTCACCACTTCAATGCTCATTGGGATGGCAGAAGGCCGGAGTATACAAAAGAGGTATATGGTTCTGAAGACGGTTTTATCGTATCGGACAATACTTTTGGATCGGTTCAGCAGATTGTTTTGGACCCTGTGTTCAGAGGGGCACGACTTAGGAATGCGTTTGGTGGGACTGTCCTGGATTTACGGAGGAGCAAGCTGGAAGCTCCCCAGACGTTTATAGATATCGACTGTACTTTTGGAGGGGTCGAGATTTATTTGCCGTCGGATTGGAATTTGCTGACGCAGATTGATGCATTTATCGGCGGATGTGACGATAAACGCTATAATTCGTCTGTGGAGATAGACAAGGAACACATTTTGATCGTGAGAGGAAAAGTCTCTTTCGGAGGTATTGAGTTTAAAAGTTGA
- a CDS encoding LytR/AlgR family response regulator transcription factor, with protein sequence MQTHPFIGSVINRVMGITLSVVAWMMCSWLLFCYGGEEIWIACLDGLVSVGLLAAAGFLYGYVDGTIHALQIQVALAVLVQAISLAGAFELQVLLERGNAGDFMDSVSLRLVFGILCWIILLQWYRMNRTDESDFEEISGTEADKGQEEAVPAGETFLDRVAVKDGSRIHIIHLEELLYLQAGGDYVTIFTPDGQYVKEQTMKYFETHLPPALFVRIHRSCIVNTEQILRVELFGKENYQVRLKNGVCLRASNAGYKLLKERLSL encoded by the coding sequence ATGCAGACGCATCCATTTATAGGGTCGGTCATCAATCGCGTGATGGGGATTACCCTGTCGGTTGTGGCCTGGATGATGTGTTCATGGCTCCTGTTCTGCTATGGAGGAGAGGAGATATGGATAGCCTGCCTGGATGGATTGGTCTCTGTCGGATTATTGGCTGCCGCCGGTTTCCTGTACGGATATGTTGACGGGACTATTCATGCTCTGCAAATACAGGTCGCATTGGCGGTATTGGTTCAGGCGATCAGTCTGGCAGGGGCTTTCGAGCTACAGGTGCTTTTGGAACGAGGAAATGCCGGTGATTTTATGGATAGTGTTTCCCTCCGTCTGGTCTTTGGCATATTATGCTGGATCATCCTGTTGCAATGGTATCGGATGAACCGGACGGATGAATCGGATTTTGAGGAGATATCCGGAACTGAGGCGGATAAGGGACAAGAAGAAGCGGTTCCCGCTGGTGAAACTTTTCTGGATCGCGTAGCGGTAAAAGACGGTTCCCGCATTCATATCATCCATCTCGAGGAACTGTTATATCTGCAAGCCGGAGGCGATTATGTGACGATTTTTACTCCGGATGGCCAGTATGTGAAGGAACAGACGATGAAATATTTTGAGACACATCTTCCACCTGCTCTGTTTGTGCGGATTCACCGTTCTTGCATTGTCAATACCGAACAGATTTTACGAGTGGAGCTATTCGGAAAAGAAAATTATCAGGTCCGTTTGAAAAACGGAGTTTGTTTGCGGGCAAGCAATGCCGGTTATAAGCTCCTGAAAGAGCGTCTTTCTCTTTAA